The segment gacgaaaataaaaactaattgcacagtttggtcaaaattgaggagacgaatcttttgagcccggttagtccatgattggataatatttgtcaaatacaaacaaaaatgctaccgtgtcgatttcccaaattttttggaactaaacaaggccttgattgaATACTCACTTCTTAGGGCACTcataatgcaagactctatcacaaagtccaagacaattaattacatattatttatggttttttctgatgtggcagcatatttattaaaaaaagaggtagaaaaaataagacttcaagtcttatttataCTCTAAGTCCACCTTatttgaggtaataaataactttagagtctatgatagagtctggaTTGTGAGTGTCTTTATTGAGCTCATGTTTAGACTGCCGAAATCTTTTCTTATTCCTACAATTTTCTCTGTGAAATTAAATTGGTTTCTACGTACAAAATACATACGGTCACATGTTCCCGTAAAATTCTCTGGCTGCAAACATGCCAAAGTGGCCGAGTACGATTGAAAAATGTCACGTGACTTGCACTCTTACCCATAGTCATCAGCACTGCCTCAAGTCCGAAGGAACGAAAGGAAACATCAACTGGTACTGAACTATGGAGTCATTGAGATTAGTTTAGTTGTACATTACCGggttatttttttttatgaaacactAACCGAGGTCAGTAGGAGCTATGACTATGGGAACTGGATTCTACAGAAGAGACAGACAGAACAAACTTGATTAGCATCCATCACCCTGAGTGTGCGCCACTAATGATGCATGGTTGGGCCACCGAACTGTAGCCGGAGACCGTTGACGCTGACCAACGACTCGCACACAACCTTTTGCTTTTCACACGTATAACAGCCACGCACGCACTCGCTCACCATCACCAGCCACCCGTCACTCCCGTGGCCTCACTCCCATCTCTTCCCCGTCCTCTACTCTACTCCTCACCTCAGCTGCTCGGCAGCTCACCTCACCTCACCTCCTCACATCACCTCACAGCCGAGGAAGCTTCCAAGtccaagaagaaaaaaaaatgtctgGGCCCACCACGTGCTGCCGCCGCTTTCCCCTGCTGTTCGTcctgctcctcttcctcctcgccgGCGAGGGCCGCTCCCAGACCTCCGCCGGCCCCAGCGACCGCGACAAGCTGCTCGCCGTCAAGAAGGACTGGGGCAACCCCCCGCAGCTCAAGTCCTGGGACCCCGCCGCCGCCCCCAACCACTGCAACTGGACCGGCGTCAGGTGCGCCACGGGCGGCGGCGGGGTCGTCACCGAGCTTATCCTGCCAGGCCTGAAactcaccggctccgtcccggCATCGGTGTGCGCGCTCGAGAGTCTCACCCGCCTCGACCTCTCCTACAACAACCTCACCGGCGCCTTCCCGGGCGCCGCGCTGTACTCCTGCGTGGGGCTCACCTTCCTCGACCTCTCCAACAACCAGTTCTCGGGGCCGCTCCCGCGCGACATCGACCGCCTCTCGCCGGCGTTGGAGCACCTCAACCTCTCCACCAACAGCTTCGCCGGAGTGGTGCCGCCCGCGGTGGCGGGGTTCCCGGCGCTCAGGTCCCTGCTGCTCGACACCAACAACTTCACGGGCGCGTACCCTGCGGCCGAGATAAGCAGCCTCGCCGGTCTGGAGAGGCTCACGCTGGCCGACAACGCGTTCGCGCCGGCGCCCTTGCCTGCGGAGTTCGCCAAGCTGACCAACCTCACCTATCTCTGGATGGACAGTATGAACCTCACCGGAGAGATCCCGGAGGCTTTCTCCAACCTCACGGAGCTCACTACTCTGTCCTTGGTGTCCAACCGGCTCAACGGCTCCATCCCGGCATGGGTGTGGCAGCATCAGAAGCTCCAGTACATCTACCTGTTCGACAATGGCCTCTCTGGCGAGCTGACGCCCACCGTGACGGCGTCGAACTTGGTTGATATTGATTTGTCGTCGAATCAGCTCACCGGAGAGATACCGGAAGACTTCGGCAATCTCCACAACCTCACCTTGCTGTTTCTATACAATAACCAGCTCACCGGTACCATCCCGCCGAGCATCGGGCTGCTACGACAGCTCAGGGACATCCGGCTGTTCCAAAACCAGCTTTCCGGCGAGCTCCCGCCAGAGCTGGGCAAGCACTCGCCGCTGGGCAACCTCGAGGTGGCCGTCAACAACCTCTCCGGCCCGCTGCGAGAGTCGCTCTGCGCCAACGGGAAGCTCTACGACCTCGTCGCCTTCAACAACAGCTTCTCAGGCGAGCTCCCCGCGGAACTCGGGGACTGCAGCACTTTAAACAACCTGATGCTCCACAACAACTACTTCTCCGGCGACTTCCCGGAGAAGATATGGTCGTTCCCGAAGCTGACCTTGGTGAAGATCCAGAACAACAGCTTCACCGGCACGCTGCCGGCCCAGATATCCCCCAACATTTCACGGATTGAGATGGGCAACAACATGTTCTCCGGCTCCTTCCCGGCCTCTGCACCAGGGCTCAAGGTGCTCCATGCCGAGAACAACCGTCTGGACGGCGAGCTGCCGTCTGACATGAGCAAGCTCGCCAACCTTACTGATTTGTTGGTGTCGGGCAACCGGATTTCTGGCTCCATCCCAACATCGATCAAGCTGCTGCAGAAACTGAATTCACTCAACATGAGAGGCAACCGGCTATCCGGCGCCATACCGCCGGGGAGCATCGGGCTTCTCCCAGCACTGACGATGCTTGACCTGTCCGACAATGAGCTCACCGGAAGCATCCCGTCAGACATAAGCAACGTTTTCAACGTGCTGAACCTGTCATCGAACCAGCTCACCGGCGAGGTGCCGGCGCAGCTGCAGAGTGCGGCCTACGACCAGAGCTTCCTCGGCAACCGGCTCTGCGCCAGGGCAGACTCAGGCACGAACCTCCCGGCATGCTCGGGCGGTGGCCGGGGCAGCCACGACGAGCTTTCCAAGGGCCTGATCATCCTCTTCGCGTTGCTCGCTGCCATTGTCCTCGTCGGCAGTGTCGGCATTGCGTGGCTGCTCTTCCGGCGCCGGAAGGAGAGCCAGGAGGTGACGGACTGGAAGATGACGGCGTTCACGCAGCTCAACTTCACCGAGTCGGACGTGCTCAGCAACATCCGCGAGGAGAACGTGATCGGCAGCGGCGGGTCCGGGAAGGTGTACCGGATCCATCTCGGCAACGGCAACGGCAACGCCAGCCACGACGTGGagcgcggcgtcggcggcgacggcagGATGGTCGCCGTGAAGAGGATCTGGAACTCGAGGAAGGTGGACGGGAAGCTGGACAAGGAGTTCGAGTCGGAGGTGAAGGTGCTGGGCAACATCCGGCACAACAACATCGTGAAGCTGCTGTGCTGCATCTCCAGCCAGGAAGCCAAGCTGTTGGTGTACGAGTACATGGAGAACGGCAGCCTGGACCGGTGGCTGCACCACCGTGACCGGGAGGGCGCCCCCGCGCCGCTGGACTGGCCGACCAGGCTCGCCATCGCCGTCGACGCGGCCAAGGGGCTCAGCTACATGCACCACGACTGCGCTCCCCCGATCGTGCACCGCGACGTCAAGTCCAGCAACATCCTCCTCGACCCGGACTTCCAGGCCAAGATCGCCGACTTCGGGCTCGCCCGGATCCTCGTCAAGTCCGGCGAGCCCCAGTCCGTGTCCGCCATCGGCGGGACATTCGGGTACATGGCTCCAGGTTAGTAGAAGCTCAGGGATTTCATTTCAATTTCAGTTTTCAATCTGTGAGAATTTGCAGCTCAGGATTGA is part of the Sorghum bicolor cultivar BTx623 chromosome 10, Sorghum_bicolor_NCBIv3, whole genome shotgun sequence genome and harbors:
- the LOC8061972 gene encoding receptor-like protein kinase 5, producing the protein MSGPTTCCRRFPLLFVLLLFLLAGEGRSQTSAGPSDRDKLLAVKKDWGNPPQLKSWDPAAAPNHCNWTGVRCATGGGGVVTELILPGLKLTGSVPASVCALESLTRLDLSYNNLTGAFPGAALYSCVGLTFLDLSNNQFSGPLPRDIDRLSPALEHLNLSTNSFAGVVPPAVAGFPALRSLLLDTNNFTGAYPAAEISSLAGLERLTLADNAFAPAPLPAEFAKLTNLTYLWMDSMNLTGEIPEAFSNLTELTTLSLVSNRLNGSIPAWVWQHQKLQYIYLFDNGLSGELTPTVTASNLVDIDLSSNQLTGEIPEDFGNLHNLTLLFLYNNQLTGTIPPSIGLLRQLRDIRLFQNQLSGELPPELGKHSPLGNLEVAVNNLSGPLRESLCANGKLYDLVAFNNSFSGELPAELGDCSTLNNLMLHNNYFSGDFPEKIWSFPKLTLVKIQNNSFTGTLPAQISPNISRIEMGNNMFSGSFPASAPGLKVLHAENNRLDGELPSDMSKLANLTDLLVSGNRISGSIPTSIKLLQKLNSLNMRGNRLSGAIPPGSIGLLPALTMLDLSDNELTGSIPSDISNVFNVLNLSSNQLTGEVPAQLQSAAYDQSFLGNRLCARADSGTNLPACSGGGRGSHDELSKGLIILFALLAAIVLVGSVGIAWLLFRRRKESQEVTDWKMTAFTQLNFTESDVLSNIREENVIGSGGSGKVYRIHLGNGNGNASHDVERGVGGDGRMVAVKRIWNSRKVDGKLDKEFESEVKVLGNIRHNNIVKLLCCISSQEAKLLVYEYMENGSLDRWLHHRDREGAPAPLDWPTRLAIAVDAAKGLSYMHHDCAPPIVHRDVKSSNILLDPDFQAKIADFGLARILVKSGEPQSVSAIGGTFGYMAPEYGYRPKVNEKVDVYSFGVVLLELTTGKVANDSSADLCLAEWAWRRYQKGAPFDDIVDEAIREPAYMQDILSVFTLGVICTGENPLTRPSMKEVMHQLIRCEQIAAEAEACQVSYEGGGGGGGGTPLLESRKKGSRRRSMSDSGRWNDDDDDEDSGNFVVHVV